The Agromyces mariniharenae sequence ACTGAGCCGGTCACGGTCGGCGCGCGTCCACGCGGCGGCTTCACGCCGAGGACCTACACGGATGGCTACTGTCGAAGGTCCTCTCGAAGGTCGGTCGTTGCGGGACCCGCAGGGACGGCGGGGGTTCGCGGCCATGTCCAGGCGGAGCGCAGGATGAAGGCCAGGAGCAGCACCTCGAGTCCGATCGAGAGGCCGTAGAAGGCGGCCCACTCCCAGGTCGCCCCTGCCGCGTTGAACATCGAATAGGGGATGAGGAGCGATGCAACGACGAGGTTCGTAGCGCGGTTCACCCCGGCGGGCAGCGTCATGGAGAGCGCCACCATCAGGGCCGGGATCGACACGGAC is a genomic window containing:
- a CDS encoding DUF6326 family protein, producing the protein MTIRTTTPNLLDNVPIPVQVKLAAAWTSFMFLYIYVDLFNFYKPGVVDGILNGLVWRFDISSTLLTIFLVSVSIPALMVALSMTLPAGVNRATNLVVASLLIPYSMFNAAGATWEWAAFYGLSIGLEVLLLAFILRSAWTWPRTPAVPAGPATTDLREDLRQ